A stretch of the Medicago truncatula cultivar Jemalong A17 chromosome 5, MtrunA17r5.0-ANR, whole genome shotgun sequence genome encodes the following:
- the LOC11432121 gene encoding receptor-like protein 6 isoform X2, which yields MGWFVFHSMCLFLFVFPSWVSSLVPLCNHDDSSALLEFKNSFSPNVSFIRTKSWKNGTNCCLWDGVSCDTKSGYVIGIDLTCGSLQGKLHPNSTLFHLHHLQTLNLAFNDFSKSQISFGFSNLKALTHLNLSSSCFHGVISTKIYRLSKLVSLDLSELDGTIFEQSTFKKFIKNTTDLKELLLDNIDMSSIKPSSLSLLVNYSASLVSLSLEGNKLQGKLASNLLHLPNLQFLNLASNFNLKSELSKVNWSTSLVHLDLYETSLSGVIPPSFGNITQLTFLNLGANNFRGEIPDSFGKLSKLQLLRLYQNQLVGQLPSSLFGLTQLELLSCGDNKLVGPIPNKISGLSNLKYLYLSNNLLNGTIPQWCYSLSSLLELYLSGNQFTGPIGEFSAYSLTEVDLSHNRLHGNIPNSMFDMKNLVLLDLSSNNLSVAFHKFSKLWILHYLYLSQINLIPFSLHNESDFTLPNLLGLSLSSCKLKSFPSFLNELKTLENLDLSYNQINGRVPSWFNNLGNGTLSSLDLSHNLLTSTGNLSHMNISYIDLSFNMLEGEIPLPPFGTSFFSISNNKLTGDLSSRICNARSLEILNLSHNNFTGKLPQCIGTFQNLSVLDLQKNNLVGIIPKIYFEMRVLETMILNGNQLTGPLPHVIAKWKKLEVLDLGENNIEGSFPSWLESLPELQVLVLRANRFNGTISCLKTNQTFPKLRVFDVSNNNFSGSLPTTYIKNFKGMVMTNVNDGLQYMINSNRYSYYDSVVVTIKGFDLELERILTTFTTLDLSKNKFEGEIPIIIGELKSLIGLNLSFNKITGPIPQSFVGLENLEWLDLSSNKLTGEIPEALTNLYSLSVLNLSLNQLEGAIPSGNQFNTFQNDSYKGNPELCGLPLSKPCHKYEEQPRDSSSFEHDEEFLSGWKAVAIGYASGMVFGILLGYIVFQIEKPQWLIWFVEDIACLIQRKRRSQKFRANKRG from the exons ATGGGGTGGTTTGTGTTTCATTCcatgtgtttgtttctttttgtttttccttcatGGGTTTCTTCATTGGTGCCATTGTGCAACCATGATGATTCCTCTGCCTTGCTTGAATTCAAGAATTCTTTTAGTCCTAATGTTTCCTTCATTAG GACAAAATCATGGAAAAATGGTACGAATTGTTGCTTGTGGGATGGAGTGAGTTGTGACACAAAATCAGGCTACGTGATTGGCATCGACCTTACTTGCGGTTCACTTCAAGGTAAACTTCATCCCAATAGCACTCTCttccatcttcatcatcttcaaacaTTGAACCTAGCTTTCAATGATTTTTCCAAGTCTCAAATATCTTTTGGATTCAGTAATCTTAAAGCTCTCACACATCTAAACTTATCTTCCTCTTGTTTTCATGGTGTTATTTCTACCAAAATCTATCgtttgtcaaaattagtttCGCTTGATCTTTCAGAGTTAGATGGAActatatttgaacaatcaaccTTCAAAAAGTTCATTAAAAATACAACTGACTTAAAGGAGCTTTTGCTTGACAACATAGACATGTCTTCAATTAAACCAAGCTCTCTGTCTTTGCTTGTAAATTATTCAGCCTCTCTAGTCTCCCTTAGTCTAGAAGGTAACAAATTGCAAGGGAAGTTAGCAAGCAACCTGCTTCATTTACCTAATCTTCAATTTCTTAATCTAGCTTCGAATTTTAATCTCAAAAGTGAACTTTCAAAAGTTAATTGGAGTACTTCTCTCGTGCACTTGGATCTCTATGAAACTTCTTTGTCAGGAGTCATTCCTCCGTCTTTTGGGAACATAACCCAACTAACTTttttgaatcttggagcaaacaACTTTAGAGGGGAGATCCCTGATTCATTTGGTAAGCTTAGCAAACTACAACTGTTACGTCTTTACCAAAACCAATTGGTAGGCCAATTGCCATCATCATTGTTTGGTCTAACTCAACTTGAACTTTTATCTTGTGGGGACAATAAATTGGTTGGCCCTATTCCAAATAAAATTAGCGgactttcaaatttaaaatatttatatttgtccAATAATTTACTGAATGGTACAATTCCACAATGGTGTTATTCTTTATCATCATTATTAGAGTTATATCTCAGTGGAAACCAGTTTACAGGGCCCATTGGTGAATTCTCTGCTTATTCTTTGACAGAAGTTGATCTTTCTCATAATAGGCTACATGGTAATATTCCAAACTCAATGTTTGATATGAAAAATCTGGTATTATTGGACCTATCATCAAATAACTTGAGTGTAGCTTTTCACAAATTTTCAAAGCTATGGATTCTGCATTACCTTTACCTTTCTCAAATTAATCTTATCCCTTTTAGCTTACACAATGAAAGTGACTTCACCTTACCCAACCTTCTTGGATTAAGTTTATCATCATGCAAACTCAAGAGTTTCCCAAGCTTCCTCAATGAGTTAAAAACTCTTGAGAATTTAGATCTATCTTACAACCAAATCAATGGAAGGGTTCCAAGCTGGTTTAATAATTTGGGAAATGGAACTTTGTCTTCTTTAGACCTTTCTCATAACCTTCTTACATCAACTGGGAATCTCTCACATATGAACATTTCTTATATTGATCTAAGCTTTAACATGTTGGAAGGAGAAATTCCACTTCCACCATTTGGcacttctttcttttcaatctCAAACAACAAGTTGACTGGAGATTTATCTTCAAGAATTTGCAATGCTAGATCCCTCGAGATACTCAACCTGTCTCACAACAACTTCACTGGCAAGCTTCCACAGTGCATTGGAACTTTCCAAAATCTTTCAGTTTTAGATCTACAAAAGAACAACCTTGTTGGAATCATACCCAAAATCTATTTTGAGATGAGAGTTTTAGAGACTATGATTTTGAATGGAAATCAATTGACGGGACCATTACCTCATGTTATTGCCAAATGGAAAAAACTGGAAGTTTTGGATCTAGGAGAAAATAACATAGAGGGCTCATTTCCTAGTTGGTTAGAGTCTCTCCCAGAGTTGCAAGTCCTTGTTTTACGTGCGAATAGGTTCAATGGTACCATCTCATGTTTGAAAACCAACCAAACATTTCCTAAGTTGAGGGTTTTTGATGTCTCCAACAATAATTTTAGTGGCTCTTTGCCCACAACGTACATCAAAAACTTTAAAGGAATGGTGATGACTAATGTGAATGATGGCTTGCAATATATGATTAATTCAAATAGATATAGCTACTACGATTCTGTTGTGGTCACAATAAAAGGGTTCGATTTAGAGCTAGAGAGGATCTTGACTACTTTCACAACTCTTGATTTATCAAAGAATAAATTTGAAGGAGAGATTCCAATAATCATTGGAGAGTTGAAGTCACTCATAGGACTTAAtctttcatttaataaaatcacTGGTCCTATTCCACAATCCTTTGTTGGTTTGGAAAATCTGGAATGGTTGGACCTCTCCTCAAATAAACTCACAGGTGAGATTCCTGAGGCATTGAccaatctttactctctttcaGTATTAAACCTCTCATTGAACCAGCTGGAGGGAGCCATACCAAGTGGGAACCAGTTCAATACATTTCAGAATGATTCCTATAAGGGAAATCCAGAGCTTTGTGGGCTTCCTTTGTCAAAACCATGTCACAAGTATGAAGAACAGCCAAGAGATTCAAGTTCATTTGAGCATGACGAAGAATTTTTATCTGGATGGAAAGCTGTGGCTATTGGATATGCTAGTGGAATGGTATTTGGAATACTATTGGGTTACATTGTATTCCAAATTGAAAAACCACAATGGCTAATTTGGTTTGTTGAAGATATTGCCTGTCTAATACAAAGGAAGAGGAGGAGCCAAAAGTTTCGCGCGAATAAAAGAGGATAG
- the LOC11432120 gene encoding synaptonemal complex protein 2, whose product MQKLGGFPISKSLDRFKSLYGSASGTAKPLSSSISARQSSDSVSSGSFANLKLTAEKLVKDQASVKTDLDIANTKLKKSLEHIRALEEKLQNAFNENAKLKVKQKEDEKLWKGLESKFSSTKTLCDQLTETLQQLAGIVQDAEKDKEKLESKLSASSEALESLNEQMNGLSLKLDSTEETIKARDNELVKLKFAAEEREKFHSDEKCRAANVIEEKDTMIKNLEDMLTSSRLATENLNLKLGELHLQIKVKDEEITHHINSEQKLDKEKSDLQLCNADLAEKLGTSLQKINNLEGSLQEMAAHLLNLDKESLNLVNKFDEMNSLYTSCFNLVQHERDTFSKHAQNQYDVLHTKFLVLSSEKDEIHMTNQELRSSLNDLRKVQEATVAQYTEDCRLAAERIQRLESEAEALISKKAETEVTISKLEEKAEILLGSVTSSENQMQGLLLKISALETESKENMERMQADILKKSEEIDTLQKERMKIEQNADSFDKEVLQLRNILEEKEQCILQHTEEEKKLEDQITENRSLLTAAESKLAEARNQYDQMVENKQLELSKHLKEISQRNDQAINDIKRKYELEKMEIVKLETDKADKAIAAIEGRCDQKLAECKEESRKQLMHIQEEHAKLVTHMQQEHDKRQLCLQAEHSEKLKRAQLQAENELREKTMFMRNDHEAQIKALRCELEDECRKLEEELHLQKSKEERQKALLQLQWKVMSDKPKEDPEVNSKQEYSVSSIKRRSSFGGKRSQHELESPYSEETEAPVPKLLKKVENVKPGKAGGIPKHHRKVTRHEYEVETSNGRTITKKRKTRSTVLFEDPRKQKINTPKTNTPRTFVKSQRVEDHPRPSNIGDLFSEGSLNPYADDPYAFD is encoded by the exons ATGCAGAAGCTAGGAGGATTTCCAATCTCGAAGAGCCTCGATAGATTCAAATCGTTGTACGGTTCAGCGTCCGGAACCGCAAAACCGTTATCATCATCAATCTCTGCGCGTCAATCTTCAGATTCCGTTTCATCGGGAAGTTTCGCGAATTTGAAGCTAACCGCAG AGAAATTAGTGAAAGATCAAGCTTCGGTGAAAACAGATCTTGATATTGCG AATACTAAGCTTAAGAAATCTCTGGAGCATATTCGTGCATTAGAAGAAAAATTGCAGAATGCGTTTAACGAAAACGCGAAGCTTAAGGTGAAGCAGAAGGAAGATGAGAAATTATGGAAAGGACTTGAATCTAAGTTCTCGTCGACTAAGACTTTGTGTGATCAACTTACTGAGACTCTTCAACAGTTGGCTGGTATCGTTCAAGATG CTGAAAAAGATAAAGAGAAGTTGGAAAGTAAACTCTCAGCAAGTTCAGAAGCTCTTGAGAGTTTGAATGAACAGATGAATGGTTTGTCCTTGAAGCTAGATTCTACAGAGGAAACAATTAAAGCTC GTGATAATGAGCTAGTGAAGCTGAAATTTGCTGCTGAAGAAAGGGAAAAGTTTCACAGTGATGAAAAGTGCAGAGCTGCAAATGTTATAGAAGAGAAGG ATACCATGATAAAGAATTTAGAAGACATGTTAACTTCTAGTAGATTGGCTACAGAGAATTTGAACTTAAAGTTGGGAGAGCTTCACCTTCAAATAAAAGtcaaagatgaagaaattaCACATCACATAAACAGTGAACAGAAATTGGATAAAGAAAAAAGTGATCTGCAATTGTGCAATGCTGATCTTGCTGAAAAGCTTGGCACGTCACTTCAGAAAATAAACAATCTTGAAGGATCACTTCAGGAGATGGCTGCACATTTattgaatttagacaaagaaaGCTTGAACCTTGTTAACAAGTTTGATGAAATGAACTCTCTCTATACTTCCTGCTTCAACTTGGTCCAGCACGAAAGAGACACTTTCTCGAAGCATGCTCAAAACCAGTATGACGTGCTTCATACTAAGTTCTTGGTATTGTCATCAGAAAAAGATGAAATTCATATGACGAATCAAGAGTTAAGAAGTAGTTTGAATGATCTTCGTAAAGTCCAAGAGGCCACTGTAGCACAGTATACAGAGGATTGTCGATTAGCTGCTGAGAGAATTCAGCGTTTGGAGTCAGAAGCTGAAGCTTTAATCTCAAAAAAGGCAGAAACAGAAGTCACAATTTCCAAATTAGAGGAGAAAGCTGAAATTCTGTTAGGAAGTGTTACATCATCGGAGAACCAAATG CAAGGTCTACTGCTCAAAATTTCAGCTCTAGAGACTGAAAGCAAAGAAAATATGGAAAGAATGCAGGCAGACATATTGAAGAAATCAGAGGAAATTGATACTCTGCAAAAGGAGAGGATGAAAATAGAGCAGAATGCAGACTCTTTTGACAAGGAAGTCCTACAGCTTCGGAACATCTTAGAGGAAAAAGAACAATGCATTTTGCAGCATacagaagaggaaaagaagctGGAAGATCAGATCACAGAG AACCGGTCATTATTAACTGCTGCTGAAAGTAAACTTGCAGAAGCTAGAAATCAATACGATCAAATGGTAGAGAATAAGCAGTTGGAATTGTCAAAGCATTTAAAAGAAATATCTCAAAGAAATGATCAG GCTATTAATGACATTAAAAGGAAGTATGAATTAGAGAAGATGGAGATTGTCAAATTGGAAACAGACAAG GCTGACAAGGCTATTGCAGCAATTGAGGGAAGGTGTGACCAAAAACTTGCAGAGTGCAAAGAAGAATCAAGGAAGCAGTTGATGCACATTCAGGAGGAACATGCTAAGCTg GTTACTCATATGCAGCAGGAACATGATAAGAGGCAACTATGCCTGCAAGCTGAACACAGTGAAAAGTTAAAGCGTGCTCAACTGCAAGCTGAAAATGAACTGAGAGAG AAAACAATGTTTATGAGGAATGACCATGAAGCTCAGATTAAAGCATTGAGGTGTGAACTTGAAGATGAGTGTAGGAAGCTAGAAGAGGAGTTGCATCTCCAGAAATCCAAA GAAGAAAGGCAAAAGGCTTTGCTGCAGTTGCAATGGAAAGTGATGAGTGACAAGCCAAAAGAGGACCCAGAAGTTAATTCAAAACAG GAATACTCCGTTTCATCGATTAAAAGAAGGAGTTCTTTTGGTGGCAAAAGGAGTCAGCATGAACTA GAATCTCCTTACTCTGAAGAAACGGAAGCACCAGTGCCGAAGTTGTTGAAGAAAGTGGAGAACGTAAAACCAGGAAAAGCAGGAGGCATTCCTAAGCATCATAGAAAG GTAACTCGCCATGAATATGAAGTTGAGACTTCTAATGGAAGAACAATTacaaagaaaaggaaaacaagaaGCACTGTCTTGTTCGAG GATCcaagaaaacaaaagataaatacacCAAAAACAAATACCCCTAGAACTTTTGTTAAG AGTCAGAGGGTTGAAGACCATCCTCGTCCTTCAAATATCGGTGATTTGTTTTCAGAAGGGTCTCTAAATCCATATGCAGATGATCCCTATGCATTTGATTAG
- the LOC11432121 gene encoding receptor-like protein 6 isoform X1, with translation MGWFVFHSMCLFLFVFPSWVSSLVPLCNHDDSSALLEFKNSFSPNVSFIREECEPAYNPRTKSWKNGTNCCLWDGVSCDTKSGYVIGIDLTCGSLQGKLHPNSTLFHLHHLQTLNLAFNDFSKSQISFGFSNLKALTHLNLSSSCFHGVISTKIYRLSKLVSLDLSELDGTIFEQSTFKKFIKNTTDLKELLLDNIDMSSIKPSSLSLLVNYSASLVSLSLEGNKLQGKLASNLLHLPNLQFLNLASNFNLKSELSKVNWSTSLVHLDLYETSLSGVIPPSFGNITQLTFLNLGANNFRGEIPDSFGKLSKLQLLRLYQNQLVGQLPSSLFGLTQLELLSCGDNKLVGPIPNKISGLSNLKYLYLSNNLLNGTIPQWCYSLSSLLELYLSGNQFTGPIGEFSAYSLTEVDLSHNRLHGNIPNSMFDMKNLVLLDLSSNNLSVAFHKFSKLWILHYLYLSQINLIPFSLHNESDFTLPNLLGLSLSSCKLKSFPSFLNELKTLENLDLSYNQINGRVPSWFNNLGNGTLSSLDLSHNLLTSTGNLSHMNISYIDLSFNMLEGEIPLPPFGTSFFSISNNKLTGDLSSRICNARSLEILNLSHNNFTGKLPQCIGTFQNLSVLDLQKNNLVGIIPKIYFEMRVLETMILNGNQLTGPLPHVIAKWKKLEVLDLGENNIEGSFPSWLESLPELQVLVLRANRFNGTISCLKTNQTFPKLRVFDVSNNNFSGSLPTTYIKNFKGMVMTNVNDGLQYMINSNRYSYYDSVVVTIKGFDLELERILTTFTTLDLSKNKFEGEIPIIIGELKSLIGLNLSFNKITGPIPQSFVGLENLEWLDLSSNKLTGEIPEALTNLYSLSVLNLSLNQLEGAIPSGNQFNTFQNDSYKGNPELCGLPLSKPCHKYEEQPRDSSSFEHDEEFLSGWKAVAIGYASGMVFGILLGYIVFQIEKPQWLIWFVEDIACLIQRKRRSQKFRANKRG, from the coding sequence ATGGGGTGGTTTGTGTTTCATTCcatgtgtttgtttctttttgtttttccttcatGGGTTTCTTCATTGGTGCCATTGTGCAACCATGATGATTCCTCTGCCTTGCTTGAATTCAAGAATTCTTTTAGTCCTAATGTTTCCTTCATTAGGGAGGAATGTGAGCCTGCTTACAATCCAAGGACAAAATCATGGAAAAATGGTACGAATTGTTGCTTGTGGGATGGAGTGAGTTGTGACACAAAATCAGGCTACGTGATTGGCATCGACCTTACTTGCGGTTCACTTCAAGGTAAACTTCATCCCAATAGCACTCTCttccatcttcatcatcttcaaacaTTGAACCTAGCTTTCAATGATTTTTCCAAGTCTCAAATATCTTTTGGATTCAGTAATCTTAAAGCTCTCACACATCTAAACTTATCTTCCTCTTGTTTTCATGGTGTTATTTCTACCAAAATCTATCgtttgtcaaaattagtttCGCTTGATCTTTCAGAGTTAGATGGAActatatttgaacaatcaaccTTCAAAAAGTTCATTAAAAATACAACTGACTTAAAGGAGCTTTTGCTTGACAACATAGACATGTCTTCAATTAAACCAAGCTCTCTGTCTTTGCTTGTAAATTATTCAGCCTCTCTAGTCTCCCTTAGTCTAGAAGGTAACAAATTGCAAGGGAAGTTAGCAAGCAACCTGCTTCATTTACCTAATCTTCAATTTCTTAATCTAGCTTCGAATTTTAATCTCAAAAGTGAACTTTCAAAAGTTAATTGGAGTACTTCTCTCGTGCACTTGGATCTCTATGAAACTTCTTTGTCAGGAGTCATTCCTCCGTCTTTTGGGAACATAACCCAACTAACTTttttgaatcttggagcaaacaACTTTAGAGGGGAGATCCCTGATTCATTTGGTAAGCTTAGCAAACTACAACTGTTACGTCTTTACCAAAACCAATTGGTAGGCCAATTGCCATCATCATTGTTTGGTCTAACTCAACTTGAACTTTTATCTTGTGGGGACAATAAATTGGTTGGCCCTATTCCAAATAAAATTAGCGgactttcaaatttaaaatatttatatttgtccAATAATTTACTGAATGGTACAATTCCACAATGGTGTTATTCTTTATCATCATTATTAGAGTTATATCTCAGTGGAAACCAGTTTACAGGGCCCATTGGTGAATTCTCTGCTTATTCTTTGACAGAAGTTGATCTTTCTCATAATAGGCTACATGGTAATATTCCAAACTCAATGTTTGATATGAAAAATCTGGTATTATTGGACCTATCATCAAATAACTTGAGTGTAGCTTTTCACAAATTTTCAAAGCTATGGATTCTGCATTACCTTTACCTTTCTCAAATTAATCTTATCCCTTTTAGCTTACACAATGAAAGTGACTTCACCTTACCCAACCTTCTTGGATTAAGTTTATCATCATGCAAACTCAAGAGTTTCCCAAGCTTCCTCAATGAGTTAAAAACTCTTGAGAATTTAGATCTATCTTACAACCAAATCAATGGAAGGGTTCCAAGCTGGTTTAATAATTTGGGAAATGGAACTTTGTCTTCTTTAGACCTTTCTCATAACCTTCTTACATCAACTGGGAATCTCTCACATATGAACATTTCTTATATTGATCTAAGCTTTAACATGTTGGAAGGAGAAATTCCACTTCCACCATTTGGcacttctttcttttcaatctCAAACAACAAGTTGACTGGAGATTTATCTTCAAGAATTTGCAATGCTAGATCCCTCGAGATACTCAACCTGTCTCACAACAACTTCACTGGCAAGCTTCCACAGTGCATTGGAACTTTCCAAAATCTTTCAGTTTTAGATCTACAAAAGAACAACCTTGTTGGAATCATACCCAAAATCTATTTTGAGATGAGAGTTTTAGAGACTATGATTTTGAATGGAAATCAATTGACGGGACCATTACCTCATGTTATTGCCAAATGGAAAAAACTGGAAGTTTTGGATCTAGGAGAAAATAACATAGAGGGCTCATTTCCTAGTTGGTTAGAGTCTCTCCCAGAGTTGCAAGTCCTTGTTTTACGTGCGAATAGGTTCAATGGTACCATCTCATGTTTGAAAACCAACCAAACATTTCCTAAGTTGAGGGTTTTTGATGTCTCCAACAATAATTTTAGTGGCTCTTTGCCCACAACGTACATCAAAAACTTTAAAGGAATGGTGATGACTAATGTGAATGATGGCTTGCAATATATGATTAATTCAAATAGATATAGCTACTACGATTCTGTTGTGGTCACAATAAAAGGGTTCGATTTAGAGCTAGAGAGGATCTTGACTACTTTCACAACTCTTGATTTATCAAAGAATAAATTTGAAGGAGAGATTCCAATAATCATTGGAGAGTTGAAGTCACTCATAGGACTTAAtctttcatttaataaaatcacTGGTCCTATTCCACAATCCTTTGTTGGTTTGGAAAATCTGGAATGGTTGGACCTCTCCTCAAATAAACTCACAGGTGAGATTCCTGAGGCATTGAccaatctttactctctttcaGTATTAAACCTCTCATTGAACCAGCTGGAGGGAGCCATACCAAGTGGGAACCAGTTCAATACATTTCAGAATGATTCCTATAAGGGAAATCCAGAGCTTTGTGGGCTTCCTTTGTCAAAACCATGTCACAAGTATGAAGAACAGCCAAGAGATTCAAGTTCATTTGAGCATGACGAAGAATTTTTATCTGGATGGAAAGCTGTGGCTATTGGATATGCTAGTGGAATGGTATTTGGAATACTATTGGGTTACATTGTATTCCAAATTGAAAAACCACAATGGCTAATTTGGTTTGTTGAAGATATTGCCTGTCTAATACAAAGGAAGAGGAGGAGCCAAAAGTTTCGCGCGAATAAAAGAGGATAG